A stretch of the Perca fluviatilis chromosome 17, GENO_Pfluv_1.0, whole genome shotgun sequence genome encodes the following:
- the atp8b1 gene encoding phospholipid-transporting ATPase IC, protein MSRRRADSDGSLEPDDEVMPYSDDETDDELDESSEGEPEPPGAGVLHPPADARPSEMAWKVKANDRPYHHLPEFKKKVFLCIKKSRYSGNAIKTYKYNVLTFLPLNLYEQFKRVANLYFLVLLILQIIPDIATLPWYTTLIPLVVVLGVTGIKDLVDDLARHRMDKEINNRKCEVLLDGRFQESKWRNIQVGDVVRMKKNDFIPADILLLSSSNPNSLCYVETAELDGETNLKFKLGLRVTDERLQEERQLAEFNALIECEEPNNRLDKFVGTMLYEGKRYPLDLDNMLLRGCKIRNTEVSHGLVIFAGADTKIMKNGGKTRFKRTKIDELMNYMVYSIFVLLILVAAGLAIGHTYWYEAIGSKAWYLFDGKNQNSSYRGFLMFWGYIIALNTMVPISLYVSVEVIRLGQSKFINWDLQMYFLEKDTPAKARTTTLNEQLGQIEYIFSDKTGTLTQNVMQFKKCTIAGRSYGEPTTAAGLVLERGRPVDWSWNQYADRSFQFVDHSLVECIRSGKDKDANEFFKLLSLCHTVMVEHKDDGLVYQAASPDEGALVTAARNFGYVFLSRTQDTITIKEMEEERTYEMLALLDFNSDRKRMSIILKFPDGRIRLYCKGADTVIYERLSPKSKHKETTQTALDIFANATLRTLCLCYKDISADEYEAWSKLHQEAQVAMSDRDAALDRMYEQIESNLMLIGATAIEDKLQDGVPETIAKLAKADIKIWVLTGDKKETAENIGYSCSLLTDDMQIHYGEDVNEKLKVRQARRRLEPATFRQGKNKPAEAFFPEPGKNALIITGGWLNEILYEKKKKRRRLRLRRLGKRPPPSNPQDCQPMDDWEKEMRQIDFVDMACECEAVICCRVTPKQKGNVVSLVKKYKKAVTLSIGDGANDVNMIKTADIGVGISGQEGMQAVMSSDYAFAQFRYLERLLLVHGRWSYIRMCKFLRYFFFKNFAFTLVHFWYSFFSGYSSQVAYEDWFITLYNLCYSSLPVLLVGLLDQDVNDKLSLKFPKLYLPGQQGALFNYRNFFISLFHGIFVSLVIFFIPYGAFLQTMGQDGEAPSDYQSFAIVTASSLIFTVNLQISLETSYWTFVNCFAVLGSIAIYFGIMFDIHSAGIHVIFPSVFTFTGAASHALRQPYLWLTIILTVGISLLPVICIQFLHKSIWPSVGDKVQRNRKKYEMELLQEEKKKAPAFERGRRSRRSAYAFSHSRGYADLISSGRSIRRRPAARGVFQESIREVPQTAAENMEMEQN, encoded by the exons GGAAACGCCATCAAGACGTACAAGTACAATGTCCTCACCTTCCTCCCTCTGAACCTGTACGAGCAGTTTAAGAGGGTCGCCAACCTCTATTTCCTGGTTCTGCTAATCTTACAG atTATTCCAGACATTGCTACTCTGCCCTGGTACACCACACTGATTCCTCTAGTCGTGGTGCTTGGAGTCACTGGCATCAAAGACCTGGTGGACGATCTG GCGCGTCACAGGATGGACAAGGAGATTAACAACAGGAAGTGTGAGGTCCTGCTTGATGGCAG GTTTCAAGAGTCAAAGTGGAGGAACATACAAGTTGGAGATGTGGTTCGAATGAAGAAGAACGACTTTATTCCA GCTGACATCCTGCTGTTATCCAGCTCCAACCCAAACAGCCTGTGCTATGTAGAAACCGCTGAGCTTGACGG AGAGACCAACCTGAAGTTTAAGCTGGGACTCAGAGTGACTGATGAGAGACTGCAGGAGGAGCGTCAGCTGGCTGAGTTCAATG CTCTGATCGAGTGCGAGGAGCCGAACAACCGCCTGGACAAGTTCGTGGGGACGATGCTGTATGAGGGGAAGCGTTACCCCCTGGATCTGGACAACATGCTGCTCCGCGGCTGCAAGATCAGAAACACCGAGGTGTCTCACGGCCTGGTCATCTTCGCAG GAGCCGACACCAAAATCATGAAGAATGGTGGGAAGACGAGATTTAAGAGGACCAAAATTGACGAGCTGATGAACTACATGGTTTACTCG ATCTTCGTGCTGCTGATCCTGGTGGCGGCAGGTCTGGCCATCGGTCACACCTATTGGTACGAGGCTATTGGCTCTAAGGCCTGGTATCTGTTCGACGGCAAAAACCAGAACTCCTCCTACAGAGGCTTCCTCATGTTCTGGGGATACATCATCGCCCTCAACACCATGGTGCCCATTTCACTATATGTCAG TGTGGAGGTGATTCGTCTGGGCCAGAGTAAGTTCATCAACTGGGACCTGCAGATGTATTTCTTAGAGAAAGACACACCAGCTAAG GCTCGAACCACCACCCTGAATGAGCAGCTCGGTCAGATAGAGTACATCTTCTCCGACAAGACGGGAACTCTCACGCAGAACGTCATGCAGTTCAAGAAGTGCACCATCGCTGGACGCAGCTACG GTGAACCGACTACAGCTGCGGGACTGGTGCTGGAGCGAGGAAGG CCGGTGGACTGGAGCTGGAACCAGTATGCGGACAGAAGTTTCCAGTTCGTGGATCATTCCCTGGTGGAATGCATCCGATCCGGGAAGGATAAAGATGCTAATGAGTTCTTcaagctgctctctctctgtcacacagtCATGGTGGAGCACAAAGACG ATGGTCTGGTGTACCAGGCGGCGTCTCCTGATGAGGGCGCCCTGGTGACGGCAGCCAGGAACTTCGGCTACGTGTTTCTGTCTCGTACGCAGGACACCATCACCATcaaggagatggaggaggagagaaccTACGAGATGTTGGCGCTGCTCGACTTCAACTCCGACCGCAAGCGCATGTCTATCATCT TGAAGTTTCCTGATGGTCGTATTCGTCTCTACTGTAAGGGAGCCGACACGGTCATCTACGAGCGACTTTCCCCCAAATCCAAACACAAAGAAACTACCCAGACAGCTCTGGAT atctttGCCAACGCGACCCTGCGGACGCTGTGCTTGTGTTACAAAGACATCAGCGCAGACGAGTACGAAGCCTGGTCCAAGTTACACCAAGAGGCTCAGGTGGCCATGTCAGACAGAGACGCTGCCCTGGACCGCATGTACGAGCAGATCGAGAGCAACCTGATG CTGATTGGGGCGACAGCCATTGAGGACAAATTGCAGGACGGAGTGCCAGAGACCATCGCCAAACTGGCCAAGGCCGACATCAAGATCTGGGTCCTGACCGGAGACAAGAAAG AAACGGCAGAGAACATTGGATATTCTTGTTCACTTTTGACAGACGACATGCAGATCCACTACGGAGAAGACGTCAA TGAGAAGTTGAAGGTCCGTCAGGCCAGAAGGAGACTTGAACCTGCAACTTTCCGTCAGGGCAAAAATAAACCTGCGGAGGCTTTCTTCCCCGAGCCGGGCAAAAACGCGCTCATCATCACCGGAGGATGGCTG AACGAGATTCTGTacgaaaagaagaagaaacgcCGTCGTCTACGTCTGCGTCGTCTGGGAAAGCGACCGCCTCCCAGCAACCCTCAGGACTGCCAGCCGATGGACGACTGGGAGAAGGAGATGAGACAG ATTGACTTTGTGGACATGGCCTGTGAGTGCGAGGCGGTCATCTGCTGTCGCGTCACACCGAAGCAGAAGGGTAACGTGGTGAGTTTGGTGAAGAAGTACAAGAAAGCCGTGACGCTGTCCATCGGCGACGGAGCCAACGACGTCAACATGATCAAGA CTGCAGACATCGGTGTCGGTATCAGTGGTCAGGAGGGGATGCAGGCCGTCATGTCCAGCGATTACGCCTTCGCTCAGTTCCGTTACCTGGAGCGCCTCCTGCTGGTGCACGGACGCTGGTCTTACATCCGAATGTGCAAGTTCCTGCGTTACTTTTTCTTCAAGAACTTCGCCTTCACACTGGTCCACTTCTGGTACTCGTTCTTCAGTGGATACTCCTCACAG GTCGCCTATGAAGACTGGTTCATCACTCTCTACAATCTCTGTTACAGCAGCTTACCCGTTCTACTAGTTGGACTTCTTGACCAG GATGTTAACGACAAACTGAGCCTGAAATTCCCCAAACTCTACCTGCCCGGCCAGCAGGGGGCATTGTTTAACTACAGGAACTTCTTCATCAGCTTGTTCCACGGCATCTTTGTCTCGCTCGTCATCTTCTTCATCCCGTATGGAGCCTTCCTGCAGACCATGGGGCAGGATGGAGAAGCCCCCTCTGACTACCAGTCCTTCGCCATCGTCACCGCCTCGTCGCTCATTTTCACAGTCAACCTGCAG ATCTCTCTGGAAACCTCCTACTGGACATTTGTTAACTGCTTTGCGGTTTTGGGCAGCATAGCCATCTACTTTGGCATCATGTTTGATATCCACAGTGCCGGGATCCACGTCATCTTCCCCTCAGTGTTCACCTTTACTG GTGCAGCGTCACACGCACTGCGTCAGCCCTACTTGTGGTTAACCATCATCCTGACTGTGGGCATCAGCCTGCTCCCTGTCATCTGCATCCAGTTCCTCCATAAAAGCATCTGGCCCTCTGTAGGAGATAAG GTCCAGAGAAACAGGAAGAAGTACGAGATGGAGCTATTgcaggaggagaagaaaaaggCACCAGCCTTCGAGCGCGGCCGGCGTTCCCGCCGCTCCGCCTATGCCTTCTCTCACTCTCGTGGCTACGCTGACCTCATCTCGTCCGGGCGGAGCATTCGGCGGCGACCGGCGGCCCGTGGCGTATTCCAGGAAAGCATCAGAGAGGTTCCCCAGACAGCAGCCGAAAACATGGAGATGGAGCAAAACTAG